From Selenomonas ruminantium AC2024, a single genomic window includes:
- a CDS encoding DUF5672 family protein, giving the protein MSVVITIPIYRENLTITEKVSLQQLRRVLGNYPCVFVAPESLKFAYEGLENGIAVERFPDQWFTSITSYSRLLLNETYYARFAKYDYLLIYQLDAFVFADRLQEFCELGYDYIGAPIAPYNPIWHAIGARVGNGGLSLRRIVAARKALRQWENMPRERQQIFQDVFLRVEDSFWGWCGVQKDVEFQCAPLQVALQFSVQEEVQNCYRRIAAGTLKPFGCHGWDVTNASFWREQIEALGYDLSTEERLAGTNRRCDDLRTYWQKRRYIDFVRLWGALRKHRYTSMTIQLLGWLECYPAGDKKWEGLGEELQYLWRCCRQERLEHPEAKIELERLEHVLAEAILRTLQTGSWQEHLPWLLESILPQIQEVKTLATEELCRAVENIRWQEWESRASYAKSAPASVKKHHIVAIAMVRNEMDIIESFVRHTLSFADELLILDHYSSDKTSAILTALQQEGLSLSVQKVSRVEYAQAELTTELMYEAINDHGADIVIPLDTDEFLVGTAAGKNVREWLEELDDSIVYELPWRRYILYQPHLHRDEFILSRPVIGDVYRDSGQKCIVGARSVMRYKLKLVQGNHCVYYEQNGQQIDVEMQRCQSMELAHFYWRSQEQFQTKIAVGWPNIVARYSLASVAGGGYRNYHQRMIKGEMISPLEFLKQGSLMDLRPFVEPQILRYSQETTPQPMGNLMKASVLLAERVAEQQMLVQKILVTTVVPYMGQMEDFTQRLQQAVEQDYLWQQLLIPCLQQTGEIALHQINEICQKKIQGKYDWDVFGYDEIQNVFSQLSAKAKGKFVHWQLPGTEVANNFLKRMVSAGMEQIVPLQVVVSDAREDYSNEYPYIMIHPLDNTQVALGNAFWQRLLEIGKYPAGDITAALITREAMDNCGWLCNSFLLPEGKRLPFTAWKVLLSAVGDGLVGVISDCYACPESKVMSLENLVIHQLEWWELLQLEKTTWKSKDLRETVQLFCRNGEKILTRALASGCNTTTSLWQRYQQVLLQSSNMF; this is encoded by the coding sequence ATGAGCGTTGTGATTACAATTCCAATATATCGGGAAAATTTGACTATAACGGAAAAAGTGTCATTGCAACAACTACGTCGTGTGCTGGGAAATTACCCTTGTGTGTTTGTTGCACCAGAATCCTTGAAGTTTGCATATGAGGGCTTGGAAAATGGTATTGCAGTGGAGCGTTTCCCAGACCAGTGGTTTACCAGTATTACCAGTTATAGCCGGTTGTTGTTGAATGAGACCTATTATGCGCGCTTTGCAAAATATGATTATCTGCTTATTTACCAGTTGGATGCCTTTGTTTTTGCAGATCGGTTACAGGAATTTTGTGAACTAGGGTACGATTATATTGGGGCTCCTATTGCTCCCTACAATCCTATTTGGCATGCAATAGGGGCAAGAGTAGGTAATGGTGGTTTGTCATTGCGACGAATTGTGGCAGCACGAAAAGCACTGAGACAATGGGAAAATATGCCCAGGGAACGACAGCAGATTTTTCAGGATGTTTTTTTGCGTGTGGAAGATTCTTTTTGGGGCTGGTGTGGTGTGCAAAAGGATGTTGAATTCCAATGTGCGCCTTTACAGGTTGCTCTACAATTTTCTGTACAGGAAGAGGTGCAGAACTGCTATCGCCGGATAGCAGCAGGTACGCTTAAACCGTTTGGCTGTCATGGCTGGGATGTCACGAATGCGTCATTTTGGCGCGAGCAAATTGAGGCGTTGGGGTATGACCTGTCGACTGAGGAGCGTCTGGCAGGGACTAATCGCAGGTGTGATGATTTGCGGACTTACTGGCAAAAACGTCGATATATAGATTTCGTACGACTTTGGGGAGCTTTACGTAAGCATAGATATACGTCAATGACCATTCAGTTGTTGGGGTGGCTGGAGTGCTATCCTGCTGGAGACAAAAAATGGGAGGGCTTAGGTGAAGAACTGCAATATCTATGGCGATGCTGCCGGCAAGAACGATTGGAACATCCGGAGGCCAAAATAGAGCTGGAGCGTTTGGAACATGTGCTGGCTGAAGCTATTTTGCGTACTTTGCAGACTGGCAGCTGGCAGGAACACCTGCCATGGCTGTTGGAAAGCATATTGCCCCAGATACAGGAAGTAAAAACTTTGGCAACGGAGGAACTGTGTAGAGCGGTAGAAAATATTCGCTGGCAGGAATGGGAGAGTAGAGCATCCTATGCAAAATCTGCACCGGCAAGTGTGAAAAAACATCATATTGTAGCCATTGCGATGGTTCGCAATGAGATGGACATCATTGAAAGTTTCGTGAGGCATACGCTGAGCTTTGCTGATGAATTATTGATACTGGATCATTATAGTTCAGATAAGACTAGCGCAATTCTTACAGCGTTACAACAGGAGGGGCTGTCGCTTAGTGTGCAAAAGGTTAGCAGAGTGGAGTATGCGCAGGCGGAATTGACCACAGAACTCATGTATGAGGCAATAAATGATCATGGAGCGGATATTGTCATTCCATTGGATACAGATGAATTTCTGGTAGGTACGGCAGCAGGAAAAAATGTACGGGAATGGTTGGAAGAACTGGATGATAGCATAGTATATGAATTGCCATGGCGTCGTTATATACTATATCAACCGCATTTGCATAGGGATGAATTCATTTTGTCACGGCCTGTAATCGGTGATGTTTATCGTGATTCCGGACAAAAATGTATCGTTGGTGCACGTTCGGTGATGCGGTATAAACTGAAACTTGTCCAAGGTAATCATTGTGTGTATTATGAGCAGAATGGTCAGCAAATTGATGTGGAAATGCAGAGGTGCCAGTCAATGGAACTGGCGCATTTCTATTGGCGTAGTCAGGAACAATTTCAGACAAAGATTGCTGTGGGGTGGCCCAATATCGTGGCTAGATACTCGTTGGCATCTGTTGCAGGTGGTGGTTATCGCAATTATCACCAGCGGATGATAAAAGGGGAAATGATAAGTCCTCTGGAGTTTCTGAAGCAAGGCAGTTTAATGGATTTACGTCCCTTTGTCGAGCCACAAATATTGCGTTATAGCCAAGAAACAACACCACAGCCAATGGGCAATCTGATGAAGGCTAGTGTCCTGTTGGCGGAACGTGTTGCAGAACAGCAAATGCTGGTGCAAAAGATATTGGTTACCACGGTAGTTCCCTATATGGGACAAATGGAGGATTTTACACAACGCTTGCAACAGGCCGTTGAACAGGACTATCTCTGGCAGCAATTGCTCATTCCTTGTTTGCAGCAGACAGGAGAAATAGCATTACATCAGATTAATGAAATCTGTCAGAAAAAAATACAGGGAAAATATGATTGGGATGTGTTTGGATATGATGAAATACAGAATGTGTTTTCTCAGTTATCAGCAAAAGCCAAGGGAAAATTTGTTCATTGGCAGTTGCCAGGGACAGAGGTCGCTAATAATTTTTTGAAGCGTATGGTAAGTGCTGGTATGGAACAAATTGTGCCATTGCAAGTGGTGGTTTCGGATGCTAGGGAAGATTATAGTAATGAGTATCCCTATATTATGATTCATCCCTTGGATAACACTCAAGTGGCACTAGGGAATGCGTTTTGGCAGCGTCTGCTGGAAATTGGTAAATATCCTGCTGGCGATATCACAGCAGCATTGATTACCAGAGAAGCGATGGATAACTGTGGTTGGCTTTGTAATTCATTTCTGTTGCCAGAAGGAAAGCGGCTGCCTTTTACTGCTTGGAAAGTACTACTGTCAGCTGTGGGGGATGGCTTGGTTGGCGTGATATCCGATTGTTATGCCTGTCCAGAAAGTAAGGTCATGTCTTTGGAGAATTTGGTTATTCATCAGTTGGAATGGTGGGAATTACTGCAACTGGAGAAGACGACTTGGAAGAGCAAGGATTTACGTGAGACCGTGCAACTATTCTGTCGAAACGGCGAGAAGATATTGACAAGGGCATTGGCTTCTGGATGCAATACGACAACATCTCTATGGCAACGGTATCAACAAGTATTACTGCAGAGTAGCAATATGTTTTAA
- a CDS encoding glycosyltransferase family 9 protein codes for MQQELMALAKGWLEEKEQVNIGDIVALQKIMEPAFEQAGYRVDGEVKKILLLRFDAIGDMVLTSAFIREVRRNYPHAFITVVCRPLTKSLLEYCPYVNEVLCFETTDFLADFPVWWKSLLEFCKVHLWQHYYDLCLCPQWGGGKFDTMLIAYMSGSYRRYAYSSGVPLLYLDDELDLTVEHALLTQAIYNPPEIVAETERYLYLLQAVGGTVTDDRLEAWYSSEDGFRAEAWLNPARVQGKLIIAMGIGASDDTHKYPINQWHTVIEKLIKKIDVCFVLLGGPEDKGDGRYLQENCASAMIIDLTGKTSLREAAAVLAEADLFLGNDSGMMHLATAVKTPVVACYREAMDKEYPQLGYYSECARFVPWSEQAIMLRPDKSAGNCKDVLIYGGCKEKFSHCIAGIDPDEILEAVSLAICSWVK; via the coding sequence GTGCAGCAAGAATTGATGGCATTGGCTAAGGGATGGTTGGAAGAAAAGGAACAAGTTAATATTGGAGATATCGTAGCGCTGCAAAAAATAATGGAACCTGCGTTTGAACAAGCAGGTTATCGTGTAGATGGTGAAGTAAAAAAGATTTTACTGTTACGTTTTGATGCCATTGGTGATATGGTCTTAACAAGTGCGTTTATTCGAGAAGTGCGACGCAATTATCCACATGCATTTATCACAGTGGTTTGTCGTCCGTTAACCAAATCGCTTTTGGAATATTGTCCTTATGTCAATGAAGTGCTTTGCTTTGAAACAACGGATTTTCTGGCTGATTTTCCAGTTTGGTGGAAGAGCCTGCTAGAGTTTTGCAAGGTACATCTTTGGCAACATTATTATGATTTATGCCTTTGTCCACAGTGGGGCGGTGGAAAATTTGATACCATGCTTATTGCCTACATGAGTGGCAGTTATAGACGATATGCTTATAGCAGTGGCGTGCCTTTATTGTATCTTGATGATGAATTGGATTTGACGGTAGAACATGCATTGCTGACGCAGGCCATTTACAATCCACCGGAAATTGTGGCTGAGACAGAGCGTTATTTGTACTTGTTGCAAGCTGTGGGAGGGACTGTTACTGATGACCGACTGGAAGCCTGGTATTCATCGGAGGATGGTTTTCGAGCTGAAGCGTGGTTGAACCCTGCACGGGTACAAGGAAAACTCATTATCGCCATGGGAATCGGCGCTAGTGATGATACGCATAAATATCCGATTAATCAATGGCATACAGTTATAGAAAAGCTAATAAAAAAAATTGACGTTTGTTTTGTATTGCTGGGAGGGCCTGAGGATAAAGGGGATGGCAGGTATTTGCAAGAAAACTGCGCTTCAGCTATGATCATTGATCTTACAGGTAAAACATCGCTGCGTGAGGCGGCGGCTGTGCTGGCTGAAGCAGATTTATTTCTAGGTAATGACAGTGGGATGATGCATCTAGCCACAGCGGTGAAGACGCCCGTAGTGGCTTGCTACCGGGAGGCTATGGATAAGGAATATCCACAGCTGGGGTATTATAGTGAATGCGCAAGATTTGTTCCCTGGTCAGAGCAGGCGATAATGTTACGGCCGGATAAGTCGGCGGGAAATTGCAAAGATGTTTTGATTTATGGCGGTTGCAAAGAAAAATTTTCCCATTGTATTGCTGGTATTGATCCTGATGAAATTTTGGAAGCTGTATCATTAGCAATATGTAGTTGGGTGAAATAG
- a CDS encoding autotransporter strand-loop-strand O-heptosyltransferase codes for MKPIVVFSAAQNEMTAYQQALLIKLNKLAGEVKGDTGITGLKLDFNFGLRLEVPDGDFFIRIRDGESGQEYFAGKLAAQCLISMEKYYIPWQVEVMKDGELVFVHQLDVTGQLVYMHLGNALGDMLAIMPYVLAFQKRYNCRIVCQWQENFSSLLGKCFPQLTMVKDFPVDCYAAFVLGIFQDTPILSPVDARLIPLPQMGSIILHMPIIPPKLRLVDRNAVTADKFPYVCIATQATGIKKCWHYPHGWEILTAKLQESGYRVLCIDGNQELREGRYVAGIPQGAEDFTGYRPLIERLELLAGAACFIGVSSGLSWLAYAAGTPVVLISGFTLPSNEFFTPYRVINYQVCHGCHNDLRVSDKNSLCPYHQGTERELECSREITVEQVWKQVQRCLQE; via the coding sequence ATGAAACCGATTGTCGTTTTTAGCGCAGCGCAGAATGAGATGACAGCCTATCAGCAAGCATTGTTGATAAAACTGAATAAGTTAGCTGGTGAAGTCAAGGGGGATACAGGTATCACAGGCTTAAAACTAGACTTTAATTTTGGTCTGCGTCTAGAAGTGCCTGACGGTGATTTCTTTATCCGCATTAGAGATGGCGAAAGCGGACAAGAATATTTTGCCGGAAAACTTGCCGCGCAGTGTTTGATTTCTATGGAGAAATATTATATTCCCTGGCAGGTAGAAGTCATGAAGGATGGAGAACTGGTTTTTGTCCATCAGTTGGATGTGACAGGGCAACTGGTATATATGCATTTAGGAAATGCATTGGGGGATATGTTGGCCATTATGCCCTATGTATTGGCTTTTCAGAAGCGGTATAATTGTAGGATTGTCTGTCAGTGGCAGGAAAATTTTTCATCGCTGCTTGGCAAATGTTTTCCTCAGTTAACAATGGTTAAAGATTTTCCTGTGGACTGCTATGCCGCTTTTGTGTTGGGAATATTTCAGGATACACCGATATTGTCGCCAGTAGATGCACGTCTGATACCATTGCCGCAGATGGGAAGTATTATATTGCATATGCCGATAATACCTCCAAAATTGCGGCTGGTGGACAGAAACGCTGTGACTGCTGACAAATTTCCGTATGTGTGTATAGCTACTCAGGCCACAGGAATAAAAAAATGTTGGCACTATCCGCACGGATGGGAGATTCTTACAGCAAAATTGCAGGAGTCTGGCTATCGGGTACTATGTATTGATGGTAATCAAGAATTACGAGAAGGCAGATATGTTGCTGGAATTCCGCAAGGAGCAGAAGATTTTACAGGTTACCGGCCTTTGATAGAACGTTTGGAATTGCTGGCCGGAGCAGCTTGTTTCATTGGTGTATCCAGTGGCCTTTCCTGGTTGGCTTATGCTGCTGGAACGCCAGTAGTGTTGATCAGCGGTTTTACATTGCCGAGTAATGAATTCTTTACGCCTTATCGGGTCATTAATTATCAGGTATGTCATGGCTGTCATAATGACTTGCGTGTGAGTGACAAAAACAGTTTATGTCCTTATCATCAAGGGACGGAACGTGAATTAGAGTGTTCAAGGGAAATTACGGTAGAGCAGGTATGGAAGCAGGTACAACGGTGTTTGCAGGAATGA
- a CDS encoding glycosyltransferase family 2 protein, with translation MRKTSIIIVSYNTQEYTRLCIESIRAYTSKKKYEIIVVDNASEDGSVDWLRQQKDVKLLENRENVGFPAGCNQGMQAATFGNDLLLLNSDTIVTPRWLDNLHRALYSADKVGAVSCVTNNCSNQQAIDVSYQTMEDLIAFSEDYNHSDTQKWYTWPTLVGFCFLLKYEVYEKLGGLDERYSPGNYEDDDYSFAIRQAGWRLLLCTDTFIHHYGSASFKDESDPEKARVKQELFAGILQENKEKFLNKWQVKYDYKVFHGMTGVLQSEDAKKQVLLIRCSVGLDLCYLHRKYPQMRLSGIVFNETEARLAVRDFPIRYVSDWEKITAGIPARQDIILILGDSLDIPNREAVLAKLRHRLHSKGKLFYGEGRCVFCEKRE, from the coding sequence ATGAGGAAAACGAGCATTATAATAGTAAGCTATAATACGCAAGAATATACGCGTTTATGCATTGAGAGTATTAGGGCGTATACGTCTAAAAAAAAATATGAAATAATTGTGGTAGATAATGCTTCAGAAGATGGATCGGTAGACTGGTTGCGTCAGCAAAAGGACGTAAAACTGCTGGAAAATCGTGAGAATGTGGGGTTTCCGGCAGGTTGTAATCAAGGAATGCAGGCAGCCACATTTGGCAATGATTTATTATTGCTCAATAGTGATACCATCGTGACTCCACGATGGCTGGATAATTTGCATAGGGCTTTATATAGCGCTGACAAGGTGGGAGCAGTAAGCTGCGTCACAAATAACTGTTCTAATCAACAAGCAATCGATGTTTCTTATCAGACTATGGAAGATTTGATAGCTTTTTCTGAAGACTATAACCATTCGGATACACAGAAGTGGTATACTTGGCCAACATTGGTAGGATTTTGCTTTTTGTTGAAGTATGAAGTATACGAGAAACTCGGTGGCCTTGATGAACGTTACAGTCCAGGAAATTATGAAGATGATGACTATTCATTTGCCATTCGGCAGGCTGGCTGGAGATTGTTGCTGTGCACAGATACTTTTATTCATCACTATGGTAGCGCCTCGTTTAAGGATGAGAGTGACCCAGAGAAAGCAAGGGTTAAACAGGAACTCTTTGCTGGCATATTGCAGGAAAATAAGGAAAAATTCCTTAATAAGTGGCAGGTAAAATATGATTATAAAGTTTTTCATGGAATGACAGGAGTTTTGCAATCGGAGGATGCCAAAAAGCAGGTATTGCTGATTCGTTGCAGTGTGGGACTGGATCTTTGTTATTTACATCGTAAATATCCACAAATGCGTCTGTCAGGTATTGTATTTAATGAGACGGAAGCAAGACTGGCTGTCAGGGATTTTCCAATTCGCTATGTTTCTGATTGGGAGAAGATAACAGCAGGTATTCCAGCACGACAGGATATTATACTTATCTTGGGGGATTCGTTGGATATTCCTAATCGAGAGGCTGTGTTGGCAAAACTACGACATCGGTTGCATAGCAAGGGAAAATTATTTTATGGTGAAGGCCGGTGTGTATTTTGTGAGAAACGAGAATAG
- a CDS encoding glycosyltransferase family 2 protein: MVSVSVIVPVYNKVQYLQKTIDSILGQTLNNIEILLIDDQSTDGSYELCQRLYCGLPQVKLWQNVRNMGAGLTRNAGIERAKGRFLAFVDADDILHADYLKHLYQAAIINKADIAAEAGDKIAEPVLMESLLQKRVEHVYNFDFMTSAVQKLFSRDLIMKSGIRFHQHVFLEDVLFSLENLFVASRVVMVPGVLYELVHTPKSITRGNLLEKVPAYMDSVIRAVRQMDTYMAMIPELADDRNSRQMILAFLVKLSFWGHFAPVAAQYPLEEINQRIKPVLQQEFGDNYAYVLLLVDWCINFMNAKKGE; encoded by the coding sequence ATGGTCAGCGTATCGGTAATTGTGCCAGTTTACAATAAAGTACAATATTTGCAGAAAACCATAGATAGTATTTTGGGGCAAACATTAAACAATATAGAGATTTTACTGATTGATGACCAGTCAACGGATGGGAGCTATGAATTGTGTCAGCGTCTTTACTGTGGATTGCCGCAGGTAAAGTTGTGGCAGAATGTGAGAAATATGGGGGCCGGTTTAACAAGAAATGCGGGAATAGAGAGGGCTAAAGGACGATTTTTGGCATTCGTGGATGCTGATGATATTTTGCATGCCGACTATTTGAAGCATCTATATCAGGCGGCAATAATCAATAAGGCTGATATCGCAGCAGAAGCAGGCGATAAAATAGCAGAACCAGTGTTGATGGAGTCATTGCTTCAGAAACGAGTGGAACATGTATATAATTTTGATTTTATGACCTCAGCGGTTCAAAAGCTATTTTCACGGGATTTAATCATGAAAAGTGGGATTCGTTTTCATCAGCATGTTTTTTTGGAAGATGTCTTGTTTTCGTTGGAGAATTTATTCGTAGCATCAAGAGTGGTAATGGTTCCGGGAGTATTATATGAGTTGGTACATACACCCAAATCCATAACCAGAGGGAATCTGTTGGAGAAAGTTCCGGCATATATGGATTCTGTTATTAGGGCAGTAAGACAGATGGATACTTATATGGCGATGATTCCAGAATTAGCTGACGACAGGAATTCTCGTCAAATGATATTAGCATTTTTAGTGAAGTTGTCATTTTGGGGGCATTTTGCTCCCGTAGCAGCACAATATCCTTTGGAAGAGATAAATCAACGGATAAAGCCTGTTTTGCAGCAGGAGTTTGGTGATAATTATGCCTATGTTCTACTGTTGGTGGATTGGTGCATAAATTTCATGAATGCCAAAAAGGGGGAATAG
- a CDS encoding FkbM family methyltransferase, giving the protein MRKSMNKCIDFRYGKIIYNTRDQYIGKSLELYGEYSESEARIFEFFIKPGDTVVEVGANIGSHTVHLAQLVGDSGVVWAFEPQRLVFQLLAGNMAINGITNVFCQQQCVSDKSGTILVPVLDVDDIVNWGGLSLEHSQAGEPVQVITLDSLELPRCDFMKIDVEGMEQNVLQGARKTIEKYRPVIYMEADRPQKREKLLAYTKSLGYRIFDHNAPLYNEDNFFHNPENVFIATIPVDEETVANISIASINVICLPKESPIQINGAREL; this is encoded by the coding sequence ATGAGAAAAAGCATGAATAAATGTATAGATTTTCGCTATGGGAAGATTATATATAATACTAGGGATCAATATATTGGGAAATCATTAGAGTTATATGGTGAGTATTCTGAGTCGGAAGCTCGTATTTTTGAATTTTTCATTAAGCCGGGAGATACAGTGGTAGAGGTTGGAGCTAATATAGGTTCACATACAGTACATCTAGCGCAGCTGGTAGGAGATAGCGGTGTGGTGTGGGCATTTGAACCGCAAAGATTGGTTTTCCAGTTGCTGGCAGGAAATATGGCCATAAATGGGATAACTAATGTTTTTTGTCAGCAACAATGTGTCAGCGATAAATCGGGTACAATCTTGGTGCCAGTGTTGGATGTTGATGATATAGTGAACTGGGGAGGATTGTCTCTGGAACACAGTCAGGCTGGAGAGCCAGTGCAAGTAATAACGTTGGATTCGTTGGAGTTACCGCGTTGTGATTTTATGAAGATTGATGTGGAAGGTATGGAGCAAAACGTTCTGCAAGGAGCGCGGAAAACGATTGAGAAATATCGTCCGGTTATCTATATGGAAGCTGATAGACCGCAGAAAAGAGAGAAGTTGCTAGCATATACGAAATCTTTGGGATATCGTATTTTTGACCACAATGCGCCACTTTACAATGAAGATAATTTCTTTCATAATCCAGAAAATGTATTTATAGCGACAATTCCTGTGGATGAGGAAACTGTGGCTAATATATCTATTGCCTCGATAAATGTCATCTGCCTGCCAAAAGAATCGCCTATTCAAATCAATGGAGCTAGGGAATTATGA
- a CDS encoding glycosyltransferase family 9 protein: MGMEALHFAGQQLLAQKMDVNQLSVVKLQAIMEPAFRQAGLRQSKNGAVQTILVLLFDAVGDTVLTTGFMRELRRAYQQAYIAVLVRPGVAALWKYCPYINEYILYDERSFKIDQQMAWCELLNLAEKYLWPRHFDMCISKLWGWAQLRNEIRLVEYISGAKERVDFSSTVFNVYGDFQAKPNFAEELLTQALVSPAEYIHEAARIFYVLEALGHKPQDTSMELWYGKEDRQKIVKLLQQPFSRHQTCVAVGLGAGTPNRKYPPQLLAAALRLILEQYPELCFVILGGQGEKQVAAELIQKLPKDAVVNIVGMTSLRETGAALDACQLYIGNDTGTLHMAAALHKPVLAFFRDPLDKDDFLPGVFSGYHRFTPWQVPFVALRPEKALDACRDEIIYGGCFAKSAHCIATIPPEKVLAAFIALWEKTRER; the protein is encoded by the coding sequence ATGGGAATGGAAGCACTTCACTTTGCTGGTCAGCAGCTTCTGGCACAGAAAATGGATGTTAACCAATTATCAGTGGTAAAACTGCAGGCCATTATGGAGCCTGCTTTTCGTCAGGCTGGGTTACGCCAATCAAAGAATGGAGCAGTGCAAACGATTTTGGTGCTGTTGTTTGATGCAGTGGGGGATACAGTGCTCACCACTGGATTTATGCGGGAATTGCGTCGAGCGTATCAACAGGCGTATATTGCCGTGTTGGTACGGCCTGGGGTTGCTGCTCTTTGGAAATATTGTCCTTACATAAATGAATACATTCTTTATGACGAACGAAGTTTCAAGATTGACCAACAAATGGCATGGTGTGAGTTGCTGAATCTCGCTGAAAAGTATTTATGGCCCCGACATTTTGATATGTGCATATCTAAGTTGTGGGGGTGGGCACAATTACGCAATGAAATCCGTTTGGTGGAATATATAAGCGGTGCCAAGGAACGTGTGGATTTTAGTAGTACGGTATTTAATGTATATGGTGATTTTCAAGCAAAGCCTAATTTTGCTGAAGAATTGTTAACACAAGCTTTGGTGAGTCCGGCAGAATACATTCATGAAGCAGCGCGTATTTTTTATGTCTTGGAGGCATTAGGGCATAAGCCACAGGACACTAGTATGGAACTTTGGTATGGTAAAGAAGATCGTCAGAAGATTGTAAAATTACTACAACAGCCATTTTCACGGCATCAGACTTGTGTGGCGGTTGGTCTTGGTGCCGGCACACCTAATCGTAAATATCCACCTCAATTATTGGCAGCGGCTTTGCGTCTTATATTGGAACAGTATCCGGAGCTTTGTTTTGTTATATTAGGCGGTCAAGGAGAAAAACAGGTTGCGGCAGAATTAATTCAAAAACTTCCCAAGGATGCAGTAGTCAATATTGTGGGAATGACATCCCTGCGCGAGACTGGGGCAGCTCTGGATGCATGTCAGTTATATATCGGTAATGATACGGGAACATTGCACATGGCAGCAGCTCTGCATAAGCCGGTATTGGCTTTTTTCCGTGATCCATTGGATAAGGATGATTTTCTACCAGGTGTCTTTAGTGGTTATCATCGGTTCACGCCATGGCAGGTCCCCTTTGTTGCATTAAGGCCGGAAAAAGCATTAGATGCATGTCGTGATGAAATTATTTATGGTGGTTGTTTTGCTAAGTCGGCACATTGTATTGCTACTATTCCGCCAGAAAAGGTACTTGCGGCTTTTATTGCTTTATGGGAAAAGACAAGGGAGAGGTAA
- a CDS encoding autotransporter strand-loop-strand O-heptosyltransferase yields MFPYPFYYFSCHDYTEQEEERIEKINNAFFNEMHIHVGGVAGDTGIEGVKLDFRNGLRLQIPAGDYHVRLSDAETGIILFDEDVSEVILASEEKYYIPWLVEIFFAGQKVFEHQFDTEGQHVHIMVVSRCLGDVLAILPGVAMYAESHNVQISMDVGENLRDFVREAYPQFVLCQYVPEDVYAVFYLAAGLGDPHFMPINGQMMPLRAAVQQIMGLEQLPPRVPWQPHKPRCIKEPYVCIAVQASGVAKSWLWPGGWEEIVAYLKNLGYRVLCIDRDREQSEYGITVKIPAGAEDFTGNHPLAERADMLAYADFFIGLSSGLSWLAWMAGCPAVLIAGFTAPWYEFPESYRVMNPRVCHFCFHDEKIHYIDRACQRYEKDSEHYLECQRMIPPTMVKRAIERCIHDHGRQ; encoded by the coding sequence ATGTTTCCATATCCTTTTTACTATTTTTCCTGCCATGATTATACGGAACAGGAAGAAGAAAGAATCGAAAAAATAAATAATGCATTTTTCAATGAAATGCATATACATGTGGGGGGCGTAGCAGGAGATACAGGTATAGAAGGAGTAAAACTGGATTTTCGCAATGGTCTTAGGCTGCAAATTCCGGCAGGGGATTATCATGTTAGGTTGTCGGATGCAGAAACAGGGATAATTCTGTTTGATGAAGATGTATCAGAAGTTATATTGGCATCGGAGGAAAAGTATTACATCCCTTGGCTGGTGGAGATTTTTTTTGCCGGGCAAAAGGTTTTTGAACATCAGTTTGACACGGAAGGGCAGCATGTGCATATTATGGTTGTGAGCAGGTGTTTGGGCGATGTTTTAGCTATCCTGCCAGGTGTGGCCATGTATGCAGAGTCTCATAATGTTCAAATATCTATGGATGTTGGTGAGAACTTGCGTGATTTTGTCCGTGAGGCATATCCTCAGTTTGTTTTATGTCAATATGTACCTGAAGATGTCTATGCAGTATTCTATCTGGCGGCTGGTTTGGGGGATCCGCATTTTATGCCCATTAATGGACAAATGATGCCTTTACGTGCAGCCGTGCAACAAATTATGGGGCTGGAGCAATTGCCACCACGAGTCCCATGGCAACCACATAAGCCACGATGTATCAAGGAACCGTATGTATGCATCGCCGTACAGGCTTCGGGGGTGGCGAAATCATGGCTTTGGCCTGGTGGTTGGGAAGAAATTGTAGCATATTTGAAGAACTTAGGATATCGAGTGCTGTGTATAGATAGAGACCGGGAACAATCAGAATACGGCATTACAGTAAAAATACCTGCTGGGGCAGAAGATTTTACGGGAAATCATCCTTTGGCCGAACGTGCAGATATGCTGGCTTATGCGGACTTTTTCATTGGCCTTAGCAGTGGGCTTTCCTGGCTGGCATGGATGGCAGGTTGTCCCGCTGTCTTGATTGCTGGTTTTACAGCACCTTGGTATGAATTCCCCGAGAGTTATCGTGTTATGAATCCCAGAGTATGCCATTTTTGTTTTCATGACGAGAAGATTCACTATATCGACAGAGCTTGTCAGCGATATGAAAAAGATAGTGAGCATTATCTGGAATGTCAGCGCATGATACCACCAACAATGGTTAAACGGGCAATTGAGCGCTGCATACATGACCACGGGAGGCAATAG